One Pseudodesulfovibrio cashew DNA window includes the following coding sequences:
- a CDS encoding serine dehydratase subunit alpha family protein, producing MDLHVFFANEVKPALGCTEPGAVALAASAGARHLAGPPKHIHLRLSANIYKNGQSVGIPGTPGLSGNLLAAALGALGGDPDKGLQSLEGIDESAINKATEMLDSGCLTQEVVNDVPNVYAEVEMLRQGESVTSVVAYAHDQIVEITHNRNTVFEGQEGDSGSGRLPSYLATLMRMEFSEMWELAGSIDDELETFLLQGAEMNLNVAKQGLERPWGLAAGYVAAANMREADLPAMIRAWSSAAADVRMDGGKWPVMSSAGSGNHGLTAIIPPALAAKTWNRSDRELAEALALSHLVTGAIKAKTGRLTPVCGCSIAAGAGAAAALTRLAKGSAEQAEQASAYVLSSVLGMICDGAKGTCALKVGTAASEAYLGMLLATKGKGLSSQQGIIGPRFTSNAKAVGELSGVGFAAVDAVIIRLMNQQVSAPTACSTSPEARKADENHSN from the coding sequence ATGGATCTGCACGTATTTTTCGCCAATGAGGTCAAGCCCGCTCTCGGGTGCACCGAGCCCGGTGCGGTGGCTCTTGCGGCCAGTGCCGGCGCAAGGCATCTGGCCGGACCGCCCAAGCATATTCACCTCCGCCTGTCGGCCAATATCTACAAGAATGGCCAGTCCGTGGGCATCCCAGGCACTCCAGGGCTCAGCGGCAACCTGCTGGCTGCCGCGCTGGGCGCCTTGGGCGGCGACCCAGACAAGGGGCTTCAATCCCTTGAAGGGATAGACGAATCCGCCATCAACAAGGCCACCGAGATGCTCGATTCGGGCTGCCTGACCCAGGAGGTCGTCAACGACGTTCCCAACGTTTACGCCGAAGTGGAGATGCTCCGCCAGGGTGAAAGCGTGACTTCGGTCGTCGCCTACGCCCACGACCAGATCGTGGAGATCACCCACAACCGCAACACCGTGTTCGAGGGGCAGGAAGGGGACAGCGGTTCCGGCCGACTCCCGTCCTACCTCGCTACGCTCATGCGCATGGAGTTCTCGGAAATGTGGGAACTGGCCGGCTCCATCGACGACGAGCTCGAAACCTTCCTGCTGCAAGGCGCGGAAATGAATCTTAATGTGGCGAAGCAGGGCCTGGAACGCCCCTGGGGCCTGGCCGCCGGGTATGTGGCCGCGGCCAACATGCGCGAGGCCGACCTTCCGGCCATGATCCGGGCCTGGTCCTCGGCCGCAGCCGACGTGCGCATGGACGGCGGCAAGTGGCCCGTCATGAGCAGCGCGGGCAGCGGCAACCACGGCCTGACGGCCATCATCCCGCCCGCCCTCGCGGCCAAGACCTGGAATCGCTCCGACAGGGAGCTGGCCGAAGCCCTTGCCCTGTCCCACCTGGTGACCGGCGCCATCAAGGCAAAAACCGGACGCCTTACCCCTGTCTGCGGATGCTCCATCGCGGCAGGAGCCGGAGCCGCCGCAGCGCTTACCCGGCTGGCCAAGGGCAGCGCGGAGCAGGCGGAGCAGGCGTCGGCCTATGTTCTCTCTTCCGTGCTGGGCATGATCTGCGACGGAGCCAAGGGCACCTGCGCCCTCAAGGTCGGCACCGCCGCAAGCGAAGCGTACCTGGGCATGCTCCTTGCCACCAAGGGCAAGGGACTCTCCTCCCAGCAGGGCATCATAGGGCCGCGATTCACGAGCAACGCCAAGGCTGTGGGAGAACTCTCCGGCGTGGGCTTCGCAGCTGTGGACGCGGTCATCATCCGGCTCATGAACCAACAAGTTTCCGCACCGACTGCGTGCTCAACCTCTCCCGAAGCCCGAAAGGCGGACGAGAACCACTCCAATTAA
- a CDS encoding L-2-amino-thiazoline-4-carboxylic acid hydrolase, with protein sequence MSEEKLRKELYAANTNRAIIYKLVFDAMVEEFGMEKAKEVMKKGIYRRGEQIGANFKQFAPGNFEGLRDAFLGGIPDDGKMFAPTVTRCDEGGLDIEFDNCPLKNAWIDMGLSDEECATLCEVAGIIDYGTFEGAGFHFEMTALPEGSKDKCYLKVRSK encoded by the coding sequence ATGAGTGAAGAAAAGCTTCGCAAAGAGCTCTACGCCGCCAACACCAATCGGGCCATCATCTACAAGCTCGTCTTCGACGCCATGGTCGAGGAGTTCGGCATGGAAAAGGCCAAAGAGGTCATGAAAAAAGGTATTTACCGACGCGGTGAGCAGATCGGCGCCAACTTCAAGCAGTTCGCTCCGGGCAACTTCGAAGGTCTTCGCGACGCCTTCCTGGGCGGCATCCCCGACGACGGAAAGATGTTTGCTCCCACCGTTACCCGCTGCGACGAGGGCGGCCTGGACATCGAGTTCGACAACTGCCCCCTGAAGAACGCCTGGATCGATATGGGCCTTTCTGATGAAGAGTGCGCCACTCTTTGTGAAGTTGCCGGAATCATTGACTATGGAACCTTCGAAGGTGCTGGTTTCCATTTTGAGATGACCGCTCTTCCCGAGGGCAGCAAGGACAAGTGCTACCTGAAGGTCCGCTCCAAGTAG
- a CDS encoding ABC transporter substrate-binding protein, with amino-acid sequence MNMKKVLVAAVTLAAMLMASVAQADKVIKLGYTLPLTGSHAQYGELFRNSAKMQLEEFNKSGKLKGATVEIQFEDSKSDPKEAINIARKFVDDEQIVGVLGDFTSTVSMACGRVYAMEGMPQLSQTASHPDFTKVGKYQFRNITTQAFEGPFVAKWAKSLDFSKFAIIAIQNDWGISAAENFAEAIKGLGGEVTGIEYFNPGNRDFRSILTKVVREKPQAIYLCMMYEEGAMVLQQRHQLGIDVPVFGTSSLYSPKLLELAGDAANGMYLSTTFMPDSPEEHVVHFVTEYEKRYNSAPSMFAAQAYDAVGIMLDAVAKVGPEVTRDSLRDALAATKDYPGVTGSTTFDPETREPVKGLARMQVVNGAYKLVK; translated from the coding sequence ATGAACATGAAGAAAGTGCTCGTGGCAGCCGTGACTCTGGCAGCCATGCTGATGGCGTCGGTGGCTCAGGCCGACAAAGTGATCAAGTTGGGTTACACCCTGCCCCTGACCGGAAGCCACGCGCAGTACGGCGAGCTTTTCCGCAACTCCGCCAAGATGCAGTTGGAGGAATTCAACAAGTCCGGCAAGCTCAAGGGCGCGACAGTGGAGATTCAGTTCGAGGATTCCAAGTCCGACCCCAAGGAAGCCATCAACATTGCCCGCAAGTTTGTGGACGACGAGCAGATCGTCGGTGTGCTGGGTGACTTCACCTCCACCGTGTCCATGGCCTGTGGCCGCGTTTACGCCATGGAAGGCATGCCTCAGCTTTCCCAGACCGCGTCCCACCCCGACTTCACCAAGGTTGGCAAGTACCAGTTCCGCAACATCACCACCCAGGCTTTCGAAGGTCCCTTCGTGGCCAAGTGGGCCAAGAGCCTTGATTTCAGCAAATTCGCAATCATCGCCATCCAGAATGACTGGGGCATCTCTGCGGCTGAGAACTTTGCCGAGGCCATCAAGGGTCTGGGCGGCGAAGTCACCGGCATCGAATACTTCAACCCGGGCAACCGCGACTTCCGTTCCATTCTGACCAAGGTCGTTCGCGAGAAGCCCCAGGCCATCTACCTCTGCATGATGTATGAAGAGGGCGCCATGGTTCTGCAGCAGCGTCACCAGCTCGGCATCGACGTGCCTGTTTTTGGAACCTCTTCCCTTTACTCCCCCAAGCTGCTCGAGCTGGCCGGTGATGCCGCCAACGGCATGTACCTGTCCACCACCTTCATGCCCGACAGCCCCGAGGAGCACGTTGTCCACTTCGTGACTGAGTACGAGAAGCGCTACAACTCCGCTCCGAGCATGTTCGCTGCCCAGGCTTATGACGCTGTGGGCATCATGCTGGATGCCGTCGCCAAGGTGGGACCGGAAGTTACCCGCGATTCCCTGCGTGACGCTCTCGCCGCCACCAAGGACTACCCCGGCGTGACCGGTTCGACCACCTTCGACCCCGAGACCCGCGAGCCGGTGAAGGGGCTGGCCAGGATGCAGGTCGTCAACGGCGCATACAAGCTCGTGAAGTAA
- a CDS encoding branched-chain amino acid ABC transporter permease, with the protein MDTYYLMQVINGLSVGMIYALIAIGFTLIFGVLNVVNFAHGEMYTLGAFAGLVCINAFGSPLAIVILVALAGGAIAGIGLERIAFKPFRRFQDEASLKSRAMREATLLSSLAVSIIIKELIQHFFGAEMQTIPGQYLLNNPIPVGPLSLSSGQFLILGSSILMLGGLQYVLYHTRTGLSIRAISNNPLGAKYVGLSVDKTIIATFAVGSMLGGAAGIMVGLYYGAIFPSMGFAPSIKAFVAMVMGGLSSIPGAVICALILGVCEALATNYLTQGWSDMVAYSFLIITLIFFPQGIFGARRERV; encoded by the coding sequence ATGGATACGTATTACCTGATGCAAGTCATCAATGGCCTGAGCGTGGGCATGATCTACGCACTGATCGCCATCGGCTTCACCCTCATTTTCGGTGTGCTCAATGTGGTCAACTTCGCCCACGGAGAGATGTACACCCTCGGCGCCTTTGCCGGTCTGGTCTGCATCAACGCCTTTGGCTCACCCCTGGCCATTGTAATCCTGGTCGCCCTGGCGGGTGGTGCCATAGCCGGCATAGGTTTGGAGAGAATCGCCTTCAAACCCTTCAGGCGCTTCCAGGATGAAGCATCACTCAAATCACGCGCCATGCGCGAGGCGACGTTGTTATCCTCGCTGGCCGTTTCCATCATCATCAAGGAACTGATCCAGCACTTTTTCGGTGCGGAGATGCAGACCATCCCCGGCCAGTACCTGCTGAACAATCCCATTCCGGTGGGGCCGCTTTCCCTGTCTTCGGGGCAGTTCCTGATCCTGGGGTCCTCCATCCTGATGCTCGGCGGGCTGCAGTACGTGCTGTACCATACCCGTACGGGGCTTTCGATCCGGGCCATTTCCAATAACCCGCTGGGTGCGAAATACGTGGGCCTTTCCGTCGACAAGACCATCATCGCCACCTTTGCCGTGGGCAGCATGCTCGGCGGCGCGGCCGGCATCATGGTCGGCCTGTATTACGGCGCCATTTTCCCGTCCATGGGCTTCGCCCCTTCGATCAAGGCCTTCGTCGCCATGGTCATGGGCGGTCTCTCCAGCATCCCCGGTGCGGTCATCTGCGCATTGATCCTCGGCGTTTGCGAGGCGCTGGCCACGAACTACCTCACGCAGGGCTGGAGCGACATGGTCGCCTACAGCTTTTTGATCATCACCCTTATCTTCTTCCCGCAGGGCATCTTCGGCGCACGCCGGGAACGTGTCTAA
- a CDS encoding branched-chain amino acid ABC transporter permease, producing MTDTNMKAHPMRAKLLTAAILLLVLAVVPAALSAIGKSYYMQVANSALIFCILAASMNLITGTAGLLCLGHAAFFGIGAYTAALLASNYGLPFLVTLPLSGLAAGLAGAMVALPTMRLISIYFAVATLGVGEIIHVTLLNWVSVTRGPMGVQIFEPITIFGYKFTSLLSIYYVTAVLACISIYLIWRMTNSYFGNALRSVREDDQCAEAMGINVIKLKIQAFAASTFFAGIAGAIMAHSVGYISPDSFQFSESILILAMVVVGGLGSLPGGILGALLLIMLPEAARGLGDMRMVAVGVVMFLSILLLPKGILGEVSAIQMARRQFNAAWNGRQSVGWK from the coding sequence ATGACAGACACCAATATGAAAGCACATCCGATGCGCGCCAAGCTACTGACCGCAGCCATTCTCCTGCTGGTCCTGGCCGTGGTGCCCGCCGCGCTGTCCGCCATCGGCAAGAGCTACTACATGCAAGTGGCCAACTCGGCCCTCATCTTCTGCATCCTGGCCGCGAGCATGAACCTGATCACGGGCACGGCAGGGCTGCTTTGCCTGGGACATGCCGCCTTCTTCGGCATCGGCGCGTATACCGCCGCGCTGCTCGCCTCCAATTACGGTCTGCCTTTCCTGGTCACGCTGCCCCTGAGCGGGCTGGCCGCCGGGCTGGCCGGTGCGATGGTGGCCCTGCCCACCATGCGGCTGATCAGCATCTACTTTGCCGTGGCCACGCTGGGCGTGGGCGAGATCATCCACGTGACCCTGCTCAACTGGGTTTCGGTAACGCGCGGCCCCATGGGCGTGCAGATATTCGAGCCCATAACCATCTTCGGTTACAAGTTCACCAGCCTGCTCTCCATCTACTATGTGACCGCGGTGCTGGCGTGCATTTCGATCTACCTGATCTGGCGCATGACCAACTCCTACTTCGGCAACGCCCTGCGCTCCGTGCGCGAGGACGACCAGTGCGCCGAGGCCATGGGCATCAATGTGATCAAGCTGAAGATTCAGGCCTTTGCGGCGAGCACCTTTTTTGCGGGTATTGCCGGCGCCATCATGGCGCACAGCGTGGGATACATCAGCCCCGACAGCTTCCAGTTCAGCGAATCCATCCTGATTCTGGCCATGGTCGTGGTCGGCGGTCTGGGCTCCCTGCCCGGCGGCATTCTGGGAGCGCTGCTGCTCATTATGCTGCCTGAGGCCGCCCGTGGATTGGGTGACATGCGCATGGTCGCCGTGGGCGTAGTCATGTTCCTGTCCATCCTGCTGTTGCCCAAGGGCATTCTGGGTGAGGTCTCGGCCATTCAGATGGCCAGAAGGCAGTTCAACGCGGCCTGGAACGGCCGCCAGTCCGTGGGGTGGAAATAA
- a CDS encoding ABC transporter ATP-binding protein, producing MSDTILETKGLTRRFGGLVAVDNVDMVMRPGELVGLIGPNGAGKSTFFNCLTGFYPPSEGEVRFMDKPITGLKPYQVAKLGIGRTFQNLRIMPNMTVFDNVSIGAIGSLGHSLRRAIWPFECARDREVSERTWEILSRVGLDSLGAELAANLSYGKRKYLEIARALSTDPELLILDEPAAGLNEQETGELAEFIQTLNAEGLPILLVEHDMGLVMGICHRVMVLALGKKIADDTPQAIQKDPAVLEAYLGGEECQF from the coding sequence ATGTCGGATACCATTTTGGAAACAAAGGGGCTGACACGCCGCTTCGGCGGGCTCGTCGCCGTGGACAACGTGGACATGGTCATGCGGCCGGGTGAACTGGTGGGGCTTATCGGCCCCAACGGCGCGGGTAAGTCCACCTTCTTCAACTGCCTGACCGGATTTTATCCGCCCAGCGAAGGGGAAGTCCGGTTCATGGACAAGCCCATTACCGGACTTAAGCCGTATCAGGTTGCCAAGCTCGGCATCGGCCGCACCTTCCAGAACCTGCGGATCATGCCCAACATGACGGTGTTCGATAACGTGTCCATCGGTGCCATAGGCTCTCTGGGACATTCGCTGCGGCGGGCGATCTGGCCGTTCGAATGCGCCCGGGACCGTGAGGTGAGCGAGCGCACCTGGGAGATCCTCTCCCGCGTGGGGCTGGACTCCCTGGGAGCCGAGCTTGCCGCCAACCTGTCTTACGGCAAGCGGAAATATCTTGAGATAGCGCGCGCCCTGAGCACCGACCCGGAACTGTTGATTCTGGACGAACCCGCTGCCGGACTCAACGAACAGGAAACCGGCGAACTTGCCGAGTTCATCCAGACCCTCAATGCTGAAGGGCTGCCCATCCTGTTGGTTGAGCATGACATGGGGCTGGTCATGGGGATCTGCCACAGGGTCATGGTCCTGGCCCTGGGCAAGAAGATTGCGGACGACACGCCGCAGGCCATTCAGAAGGACCCGGCCGTCCTCGAGGCCTACCTGGGAGGGGAAGAATGTCAGTTTTAA
- a CDS encoding ABC transporter ATP-binding protein, which translates to MSVLNVNNLHVAMGVQQILRGVEIKVEERGIVTVLGSNGVGKTTLMRAISNIYQVTEGEILFNGQDITNIGSDKVVREGLCQAPEGRQIFANMSVEENLLLGAYHQDKKHFKQDREWVFELFPILKERLKQQAGAMSGGEQQMLCIGRALMGRPKLLLLDEPSLGLAPLVIKCIFDLIVKIREAGTAILIVEQNAKAALAVADYAYIMEGGQIIMQGSAAELAKDDRLEAAYLGGHAHV; encoded by the coding sequence ATGTCAGTTTTAAATGTCAACAACCTTCACGTGGCCATGGGCGTCCAGCAGATACTGCGGGGCGTGGAGATCAAGGTTGAGGAGAGAGGCATCGTGACGGTGCTCGGGTCCAACGGGGTCGGCAAGACCACGCTCATGCGGGCCATCTCCAACATCTATCAGGTGACGGAAGGGGAAATCCTCTTCAATGGTCAGGATATCACCAACATCGGCTCCGACAAGGTGGTCCGGGAGGGCCTTTGCCAGGCTCCCGAAGGACGGCAGATCTTCGCCAACATGAGCGTGGAGGAAAACCTGCTCCTCGGCGCCTACCATCAGGACAAGAAGCACTTCAAGCAGGACAGGGAATGGGTTTTCGAGCTTTTCCCCATCCTCAAGGAACGGCTCAAGCAGCAGGCCGGAGCCATGTCCGGCGGCGAGCAGCAGATGCTGTGCATCGGCCGTGCGTTGATGGGCCGCCCGAAGCTCCTGTTGCTGGACGAGCCCTCCCTCGGGTTGGCGCCGCTGGTCATCAAGTGCATCTTCGACCTGATCGTCAAGATTCGCGAGGCCGGTACCGCCATCCTCATCGTCGAGCAGAACGCCAAGGCCGCCCTGGCCGTGGCCGACTACGCCTACATCATGGAAGGCGGACAAATCATCATGCAGGGTAGCGCTGCCGAGCTTGCCAAGGACGATCGTCTTGAGGCCGCCTACCTGGGCGGGCATGCCCACGTCTGA
- a CDS encoding sigma-54 interaction domain-containing protein, with protein sequence MVLGVLDACHELQRLVKILTRLIGIDLFVINSEYLCVAGSGAYESAVGCVSPRDTAIGYSLVSGRATMVANPRDNDTCHECSQRLTCRDLSNYTAPITVRDRVVAAVQAVAFNKEQCVILKEKAPDIAETITLFLVQTCEANARMLTALGGSGDEPETAGLERLVGESSAMRALKDDIIRCAPLDSTVLLQGESGTGKELAAQAIHDLSLRASEPFVAVNCGAIPESIIESELFGYTSGTFTGAQKGGKPGLFEHADGGTLFLDEIAELPLALQVKLLRVLQERKVMRLGGRKEHEFDVRIIAAANVDLAERARSGKFRQDLYYRLSVIPLHVPSLRHREGDVELLVNHFVRLYARRRGETPPPVAPELMRRFIEYSWPGNVRELKNFVEYGINLRKGRSLNLATLAERFNAADNSLGRHNFAPWEPLNGGHCPSTISPGGAVVHQPEAPGRHGIPVSGARPRNDWDKEVSEQEALIQALSRHGATLDGKKRVAQELGISVATLYRKIKKYGLLEAYRYDVG encoded by the coding sequence GTGGTTCTCGGCGTTCTCGACGCCTGCCATGAGCTGCAGCGGCTCGTGAAAATTCTTACCCGGCTGATCGGGATCGATCTTTTCGTCATCAACTCGGAGTATCTGTGCGTGGCCGGGTCGGGAGCCTACGAAAGCGCCGTGGGCTGTGTCAGCCCCAGAGATACGGCCATCGGCTACAGCCTGGTCAGCGGCAGGGCAACCATGGTGGCCAACCCGCGCGACAACGACACCTGCCACGAATGCTCCCAGCGACTCACCTGTCGCGATCTTTCCAACTACACCGCGCCCATCACCGTGCGCGACAGAGTGGTGGCGGCAGTGCAGGCCGTGGCCTTCAACAAGGAGCAATGCGTCATCCTGAAGGAAAAGGCGCCGGACATCGCGGAAACCATCACCCTGTTCCTGGTACAGACCTGCGAGGCCAACGCCCGAATGCTCACCGCCCTGGGCGGATCGGGCGACGAGCCCGAAACCGCCGGCCTCGAGCGCCTGGTGGGCGAGAGTTCCGCCATGCGAGCCCTCAAGGACGATATCATCCGCTGCGCCCCCCTGGACTCCACCGTGCTGCTCCAGGGAGAATCCGGCACGGGCAAGGAGCTGGCGGCCCAGGCCATCCACGACCTCTCGTTGCGCGCGTCGGAACCCTTTGTGGCGGTGAACTGCGGAGCCATCCCGGAATCCATCATCGAAAGCGAGCTGTTCGGCTATACCTCGGGAACCTTCACCGGGGCGCAGAAAGGCGGCAAGCCCGGTCTGTTCGAACACGCCGACGGCGGCACCCTCTTCCTGGACGAGATCGCCGAGCTCCCCCTGGCCCTTCAGGTCAAGCTTCTGCGCGTTCTCCAGGAACGCAAGGTCATGCGCCTGGGCGGACGCAAGGAGCACGAGTTCGACGTGCGCATCATCGCGGCCGCCAACGTCGACCTGGCCGAGCGTGCGCGCTCAGGCAAATTCAGGCAGGACCTCTACTACCGGCTCTCGGTCATCCCCCTGCACGTGCCTTCCCTGCGCCATCGGGAAGGTGACGTGGAGCTGCTCGTCAACCATTTCGTCCGCCTCTACGCCCGCCGCAGGGGCGAAACGCCGCCCCCGGTCGCACCGGAGCTCATGCGCCGCTTCATCGAATACTCCTGGCCCGGCAACGTGCGCGAACTGAAGAACTTCGTCGAATACGGCATCAACCTTCGCAAGGGGCGCAGCCTGAACCTGGCCACCCTGGCGGAACGATTCAATGCCGCAGACAACTCACTTGGCCGACACAATTTCGCACCGTGGGAGCCGTTGAACGGCGGGCACTGCCCCAGTACGATCTCCCCCGGCGGAGCGGTCGTTCATCAACCGGAAGCACCGGGACGGCATGGCATCCCGGTCTCGGGCGCACGGCCCCGGAACGACTGGGACAAGGAGGTCTCGGAGCAGGAAGCGCTGATTCAGGCCCTCTCCCGGCACGGCGCAACTCTCGACGGGAAAAAGCGCGTGGCGCAGGAGCTGGGCATCAGCGTGGCCACCCTCTACCGCAAGATCAAAAAATACGGACTGCTCGAAGCCTACCGTTACGACGTAGGCTGA
- a CDS encoding Na(+)-translocating NADH-quinone reductase subunit A, translating to MIKLKKGLDIPLAGEPAADFLEGNPPRTVAVLGGDYVGMKPTMAVSEGDTVKLGQLIFTDKKIDGVVFTAPGAGKVVAINRGDRRVLQSVVIELDETAGAVEFPAYKSDQLLGLDRQAIVDNLVNSGMWTAFRTRPFSKTPAPDSVPHSIFVAAMDTNPLAANPVPIIWKNPEAWQDGLRVLTRLTEGDVHVCSGDGDPLPTIQETKNQVFAGPHPAGLVGTHIHFLDPVGTEKTVWHLGYQDVIAIGKLFTTGQLYTDRYVSLAGPMVKRPCILKTRLGACLSDVLAGALVQGDVRTISGSVLSGHTAEGPLAFLGRFHNQVSAIAEGGDRELLGWMKPGSDKFSAKPVFLSSLKKGKRFTMSTLLGGSHRAIFPTGAFDQVMPLDILPTYLVRALAAMDTDEAQNLGCLELDEEDLALLSFVDCGKNDFGHMLREALTLIEKEG from the coding sequence ATGATAAAACTCAAGAAAGGACTCGACATTCCCCTCGCGGGCGAGCCTGCAGCGGATTTCCTGGAAGGGAATCCACCGCGTACCGTGGCCGTCCTGGGTGGGGACTATGTCGGCATGAAGCCGACCATGGCCGTTTCCGAAGGTGACACGGTCAAGCTCGGCCAGTTGATCTTCACAGACAAGAAGATCGACGGCGTCGTCTTTACGGCTCCTGGGGCAGGCAAGGTCGTTGCCATCAACAGGGGGGACCGCCGGGTGCTGCAATCCGTGGTCATCGAGCTGGATGAAACCGCCGGTGCCGTGGAATTCCCGGCGTACAAATCGGACCAGTTGCTCGGCCTTGACCGACAGGCCATTGTCGATAATCTGGTCAACTCGGGCATGTGGACTGCATTTCGCACGCGCCCGTTCAGCAAAACCCCGGCTCCGGATTCGGTCCCGCATTCCATCTTCGTTGCTGCGATGGACACGAATCCGCTGGCCGCTAACCCTGTTCCGATCATCTGGAAGAATCCGGAAGCCTGGCAGGACGGTCTCAGGGTATTGACCCGGCTGACCGAAGGCGACGTTCACGTCTGCAGCGGCGACGGCGATCCCCTGCCGACGATTCAGGAAACGAAGAACCAGGTCTTTGCCGGACCGCATCCGGCCGGACTGGTCGGGACCCATATCCATTTCCTCGATCCTGTGGGAACGGAAAAGACGGTCTGGCATCTCGGCTATCAGGATGTCATCGCCATCGGAAAGCTCTTCACCACGGGGCAGCTCTACACGGACAGGTACGTCTCTCTGGCCGGCCCCATGGTCAAGCGGCCGTGCATCCTCAAAACCCGCCTGGGCGCGTGTCTGTCGGACGTGCTGGCCGGAGCGCTTGTTCAGGGTGATGTTCGCACCATTTCGGGATCGGTCCTTTCCGGCCATACGGCCGAGGGCCCCCTGGCCTTCCTCGGACGCTTCCACAACCAGGTTTCAGCCATCGCCGAGGGCGGTGATCGCGAACTGCTGGGTTGGATGAAGCCGGGTTCGGACAAGTTTTCGGCCAAGCCCGTCTTCCTGTCCTCCCTGAAGAAGGGGAAGCGCTTTACCATGAGCACGCTCCTTGGCGGCAGCCATCGGGCGATTTTCCCGACGGGTGCTTTTGACCAGGTCATGCCGCTGGACATTCTCCCGACCTATCTTGTGCGGGCCCTTGCCGCCATGGATACGGACGAGGCCCAGAATCTCGGTTGCCTGGAGCTCGATGAGGAAGATCTTGCCCTGCTGTCCTTCGTGGACTGCGGCAAGAACGATTTCGGGCACATGCTGCGCGAAGCTCTCACTCTTATCGAGAAGGAAGGATAA
- a CDS encoding NADH:ubiquinone reductase (Na(+)-transporting) subunit B — MSLLNKIHNAVTGDGKYKKYYPLYEMVDTFLLSPKETSSGAPHVRDAIDLKRVMIIVVFALIPCFYMAMWNTGYQANSALAAMGLDAGTGWRWSVMKLFGLAADPTSYSANIILGALYFFPIYIVCNIAGGFWETLFAIVRKHEINEGFLVTGSLIPLIVPPQIPLWQVALATSFGVVIGKEIFGGTGKNVFNPALLARAFLFFAYPAAISGNGVWVAVDGVSGATPLALAAEGGINAVMAKYSWWDCFIGTIPGSIGETSTLACLIGAAVLLFTGIASWRIMSAILVGSIATAIVCNAVGGVTNPMVQISPLWHLVMGGLAFGAVYMATDPVSSSMTPKGQYFYGALIGIMIILIRTFNPAYPEGVMLAILFGNALAPTIDYFVMRANIKRRKVRSV, encoded by the coding sequence ATGAGTCTGCTTAATAAAATACACAATGCTGTCACTGGAGACGGAAAGTACAAGAAGTACTATCCGCTCTACGAGATGGTGGACACCTTCCTGCTCTCTCCCAAGGAGACCAGCTCGGGAGCGCCGCATGTGCGCGATGCCATCGATCTCAAACGCGTCATGATAATCGTGGTCTTCGCCCTGATCCCCTGTTTCTACATGGCCATGTGGAACACCGGATATCAGGCCAACAGCGCATTGGCGGCCATGGGCCTCGATGCGGGCACCGGCTGGCGCTGGAGCGTGATGAAGCTCTTCGGCCTCGCCGCGGACCCCACGAGCTACTCTGCAAATATCATTCTGGGGGCGTTGTACTTCTTCCCCATTTATATCGTGTGCAACATCGCGGGCGGCTTCTGGGAAACCTTGTTCGCCATCGTCCGCAAACATGAAATCAACGAAGGCTTCCTGGTCACCGGTTCGCTCATTCCGCTGATCGTGCCTCCGCAGATCCCGTTGTGGCAGGTGGCCCTGGCCACCAGCTTCGGCGTGGTCATCGGCAAGGAGATCTTTGGCGGTACCGGCAAGAACGTCTTCAACCCGGCGTTGCTGGCTCGTGCCTTCCTCTTCTTCGCCTACCCGGCCGCGATTTCGGGTAACGGCGTTTGGGTCGCCGTGGACGGCGTCTCCGGCGCAACTCCCCTGGCGCTGGCTGCCGAGGGCGGCATCAACGCCGTCATGGCCAAGTACTCCTGGTGGGATTGCTTCATCGGCACCATTCCCGGGTCGATCGGTGAAACCTCGACCCTGGCCTGCCTCATCGGCGCGGCCGTGCTGCTGTTCACCGGCATCGCCTCCTGGCGGATCATGTCGGCCATCCTTGTGGGCTCCATTGCTACGGCAATCGTGTGCAACGCGGTTGGCGGAGTGACCAACCCCATGGTCCAGATCAGCCCGCTGTGGCACCTCGTCATGGGCGGCCTGGCATTCGGTGCGGTCTACATGGCCACTGACCCGGTGTCGTCGTCGATGACACCCAAGGGGCAGTACTTCTACGGGGCACTCATCGGGATAATGATCATCCTGATACGGACATTCAACCCGGCCTACCCCGAAGGCGTCATGTTGGCGATTCTCTTCGGCAACGCCCTTGCGCCCACCATCGACTACTTTGTCATGCGGGCCAATATCAAGCGGAGGAAGGTGCGTAGTGTCTAA